From the Telopea speciosissima isolate NSW1024214 ecotype Mountain lineage chromosome 9, Tspe_v1, whole genome shotgun sequence genome, the window agaccctttcttattattctttatcacttcttcagggggagagttctagtaaAGATGTGTCTCttgagattcctccactggaggttcctctggctgctgcccagcctcttttaccaccacccacggctgctgcccagcctcctttggatgctgcccatcctactttaatcaatgcccaacctcctctggctgttcctccctcacctaacggaaatcctttacagggggagaccatagaaaatagtgttgttaatgttcctattcagggggagctgactccagtccagagaactattggtgaatttcagaagagaattgacaactccaacatactcacctatacaaagagtagaaccaacagagggcagctgcaatccactttagcaccaatacccatccaattgccggatccagatccagattctccatctcctggtaatccctcttcttccgacctacctattgctcatctcaAAGTTattaggacttgcactttacatcccatatctcgtgttgtttcttatagttctctttctccctcttttcgtgcttttgtatcttctctttcttttgttttgattcctaaaaattggcaggaagcatctatagatggaaagtggaaggcagcaatgttggaagaaatgagagcactacataaaaataatacatgggatcttgtggctcttcctccagggaaaaaaccaattggatgtaaatgggtctttgtggtcaaacagaaggctaaTGGTTCTGTGGAttgatataaggcacgtctggttgcaaaggggttcattcaaacttatggagttgattattaggagacctttgcaccagtggcaaagctcaacagtcaacactgtcagggtgttattatcttgggctgtaaatcttgggtgggatcttcagcagttagatgtaaagaatgccttactccatggggagcttgaggaggaggtatatatggacattccaccaggcttctctaaTGACAAGACCAAGGGTagggtctgtaaattgaagtgtgcactttatgggttggagcagtcacctagggcctggtttggcagattttacaaggccatgatttcagcaggttataagcagagcaatgctgatcacactttgtttatcagacgagttggtgacaaggtaactcttctcatagtctatatggatgatattgtgatcactggtaatgatggtgatgctatcaagaatttaaagctcttccttggccgtgagtttgaagtaaaagatcttggccctctaaaatattttctagggatagaagttgctcgatcttcgaagggcatctttctatctcaaagaaaatatatccttgatctattgaGTCGAGACTCGGccgctaggttgtcatccttcgatactcctatggaagctactacaaaacttaaggagaaagagggtgaacctgttggcaagggttgttatcagcgattagtgggcaaactaatctacctctctcacacacgacctgacatagctgttgctgtaagtttggtgagccagtttatgcatgacccctattcctcacatatggatgcagtccgtcgtattttgtagtatttgaagtctgctccaggaaagggaattcttctctctcccaatggtcacctgaagattgaagcttatactgatgtcgattgggctggttctactgacagaaaatctatctttggctattgttcctttgtgggtgggaaccttgtcacatggcgtagcaaaaagcagaatgttgtggctaGGTCCAGTGTTGAAGgcgagtttcgtgctatggcccaaggaatttgtgaacttttatggcttagaggattattgcaggatatcggtgttgctgtccatcttcccatgttgctttattgtgacaataaagccgccattagcattgctcataaccctgtccagcatgatcgtactaagcacgtggaggttgatcgacatttcatcaaggagaagcttgaagccggacttatttgtgttccctttgtgaagtctactgaccaactggctgatgtgttcactaagggactaagtggcaaacggtttcttcctatcttagtcaagttgggcatgcatgatatctatgctccaacttaaGGAGGAGTGTTagattatatgggccagaataccatgggggtattctggactttttctccttttttattatgttttgtATGTGTGGcttaatcccacattgcttatgtaattattttccattcctcattatgaatataaatagatgtgcttgggatgataattaatcatccaagcattcagcgtAATTCTGATCTCTTAACAACCCCATACTCGATCCAATTACGAAGACAAACCCAATAATAATTAAGTGGATTTGCAGAATACAAGACACACCCAATACTATGTTTAATACATATCAGAGGTAGACCTTAGTACTTTGGTCCTGTATTTTCCATCACTGGGACTAAATTTTAATCTGGAAAAATATCTGTGGTTTTGCAGAATATTGATTTTATTATGCTCTAACAAATGACTATAATTATCTGCTCAATTGTGTATTTCATGTTTTTTCAAGTTATTTTATCCTCAATCACTGAATGCCTGCAACACAGGGAAATGcctaagtttatttatttatatatatttttgggtttttccctTGACATTTTACTGAACTTATGCTTCCAGTATGAGTAATTATACCTTGCTTTCTGCTTTTTTTACTCTGCAGAGACTTACAGTCCTATCTTTCACATCTTAGCCTTTTTCTTCCCCCCGAGACtagaaaattatatatattggTGGACAACCGGCCATGGAAAAACTTGGATTCCCGGGCTGCACACCTGTGGCAGTTGATGGTTACCAAGGTTAGAACAAATTCCCTCATGTTAACATTCttatcactcttttgttgattgAGAGAAATGACTTCTTTCCCCTTTCTTGGGGTACGAAAGACATGATaagtttaatatatatttttctgcAGTCCAGATTGTCCCCATTTGCAAACACTAAAATGCGACAGAAGAGAAAGGATTTTGGAAAGAGGCTTGATTTGAATAGTGGTCTCAGTTCTAACACGAGTAAAGTGAAAAAATTTGAGAGATGGTTCCGATTGATTGAGAGAGCAACATCATCACGGAAGAATGCTTTGCTGCCTGTGAAAAAATTGAAGAATTCTTTTCTCTCAAGCCATGACTTGTATCGGACCCTGTATGGATTTATTGTTTTTGAGGTTGCATGGGCTGATGTCCGTGGTATTAACTATCTGAATGAGCTTCAGGTATTCATTcagtcattctctctctctctgcttattgcaccaatttttttttttctctagcTACTGTTGCCCATAAAAATTCTGTATCCAATTTCAGACAGATACATCAGTGGCATTAGAGGCTAAATTTATGAAGCGCTGGGAGTTTGATAGTGTACAACAAGCTGCAGCATCAGTTTCTGCTTGGTTCTCTGGGACACAATCTGAACATATTCTCTTGCAAGAATATCTAAGTTCCATCATAGGTAATCCCTTGGACTACCATACTTCTTGATTTAGTTAAGGGGAAGACATATATGGGAAGGAGGTCATCCTTCCCTGTCTGTGCAGTGGCTCAGATTTGTGGGGTTTCAACCTTGCCACCAAACACAAATGACAATGTAGCACTAAGAATTTGTTGGCccaaataattaattttctttttacatTAAAGAACATTGTAAAGGTGAAAGCTTGGTTTAATGTTTATGCCTTGAAGTTCAGTAGAAGTCTTTTTTTGttatgaggaggtgtatatgatATTTCAAAAAAGTTTATTTTACTATATAATCAAACACTCATTATTTCTATATTAATAGCTCATTAGTTTTCATTTATAACTGTCAATATACTATAACGTCAAACAATAATCATAGGTAGCTGATATTAGAgcttattagtttttttttatggaacaaatttgtttcatgaaagaaTTATAAGTGTTAGATACTATTACCTTATTACAAATTCATGTTGGATGGCTGGCTATTAGATACCTGATTTCTTCATGTTGGACAGCTGGTTATTAGATCCTTAGCAATGCATTTacttcctttatctcagatctgatcacagatttgatcattcggcctgcttgcatctgagatccataatctgaattttcagattgcatcatACTTTCCTGGAAAGTTATTTTAGTTGCATTCCTCACTTGGTGTGTTCTAGGCACTTGAATGTATTCCATAAGAGCATGGGCAGGAAGCAAGGTTTAAATTATCGGTATCGTGTTTCGTATtggtggggtgattttaagagacgtaccATATCGAAGATACGTATCGCACGCTAcagatacgcatggaaatgttccagatacacatagaaatacacttttggagcaaaaaacaatataaataagcaatattgcAGTTTGTTTCCTTAATTTGATTCGTTTTTCAGCAAGGAATTAAAGCCTCAAACATGAAATTTGAAAGAtgtcaaaaaattgaagttttgggtgaaaacttgTCCGTCCAGGTGCTATTGATGCTTTTTGGTTTCTGGAATCATGATTCTAAAGTCACATATGCCTTTTAATGTGTGTATCGCAATGCGTCGCactgtatcggccgatacaatgCAGTAGATACCGatacttttaaaattttaaattaatcaTATTGAGAGTATCAGTACATATTGATTTTATCATATAGCACCGTATCCGCTGATACAATGCGATACTGATCGataccatttttttaaaaattaaaagagacGTATCTCATTGTATCGTATTGATATCCTGCAATAGTGATACGTATTGGCCGAGATGAGATGATACGGTGAGATACTTAAATTCTTGGCAGGAAGTACAATTTCCATCACCTGACTTGACTCAATCATTCTTGGTTTAGTGTTCATTTCTTTCGACTGACTAATACTGTTTGGAAACCTTCCAGGAGAGGTGTTCTATGATGCTCAAGACTGTGACCCCAATGACAGTGGTGAGAGTATTTGTATTGACGGTGGGCATGCTGAAGACGAATGCTCCGGTGACCTTGGTGGCAATTTTAGTGTATACCCTGGAAATGCTGAATACAGAATGAACACATATCACACACCTCCACCCCCTACTGGCTCGTACAAGAGAAGGAAAATAACGAAATGCAATAGTGCTGGAGGTGAAGTTGGTGCATTTTCTGAGAAAATTCATCCTGAAATTGGTAGCTCCCCGAAACATACAGGAGCTTCAATGTCAGGCACTAGTAGTGATAGTGAAAATGCAGTTGAAGCTACCCAGTACAGAGATGTCTTGATTTTGTTCAAGTTTGATGACCCTTACCTTCCATTTAAATTGAGACCCATCATTATGTCTGATCTGCGGTTACTTACCTTATTGGAGTCTGGGCTTCCATCTTGGGTTATTTTTCTTCAGTCATATCCAGTATTTTGCCATCTCTATCGTCCATGGATGTGTCCTCTAGCAAGAGCTCTTTATGTGCTGGTTTCAGTTGTCACAGTGCTGATAGGGTTTTATGACCTGTACAAAAATGTCCCACTTCTGAAGGCTACTGCATCACGTTTGTGTGGGCCCCTCGTTGACTGGATAGATTCCTGGGAGATGATTTCAAGGATTAAGTACTTGGGTACTATGCTATTTTTACATAATTTTGAGAAAGCCGTTAAGTGGTTTTTAACGATTAGCCGGACTATTAAATCATTTCTTTCAGTTCTGACGCAACCAATGGATGGGCCACTTGTTGAGCTTTTGGGTTTCCTTATTCCCATTTGGAATATATGTCTCCAAGTAGTAGCAAGCTTCTGTTCAGTTTTCTGGGTTGCAATTAGGTCTTCTTGCAGCTTAGTTGTGGATCTAGTGGAGATCTTATTCTTCCCAGTGCAGTTAATCCTTTCTTTCACATGGAGCATTGGTATGATATCAGCTAATTTGTCTATTTAATTTAGATGCGCTATTGCTTCATGTGTCAGCCAAACTTCTAATGTGGTATTGTATTGACACCACCATttattgatatttattttttcacaGGCTCCTCCATTCTGTACCCAATATTTTGGGCCATCTGGGAAATACTATACATACCTATCCGCCTGGTTCTTTTGATTGGAAGTTTTATATCTTCTGTCTACTCCTGCACATATGCTTTTGTGGGAGAGATTTGGCTGTTTGTGAGTAGTATATTCCAGATTGCATCGGCTTCTGAGGCAACAGTGAGCACATATGAAGTTTCCATGTGGCGTTCACTGTGGAATGATCTTTTCTCTCAGGTAATTAAGATTTCTATATACTTGTGCTGATATTATTGAGTTACATTCCATCATTTTACTTGTCAATATTAATTTTTCTTCCTTGCAGGTTTTTCGTGCTATTCGAAGCATAGTAAATGGCTTTGTTGCCTTTTTTGCAACGTGCAACAGGCACCGCTTAAGGTACATTCTAGCTATATATATtacctttttttccccttttctcttatACGCATGTTTTTCTGTATGCAATTTTGAACTAGCTTTTACTTGTACTCTGTTTTCTTGTAAAATATTGAGGACATCTTCCATAAAACTGGGTGGTGTATTACACCTGATGGGCCCTTTCACTTATTATGGATAAGATATGGATGAGATAACAATAGCAAAAAGATTCTGCGCTACTAGTTTTAAAGAAAGTGAGTAGACTGAAAATTTCCACGCCATTTTAGTGAAAAGTGGGCTTATATGACTCAGTTATTAACTAATATGTATTTTGAGATGAGTGATAGGTGTATCCTGCTGGGATTTTAACCaattttaatggaaatattCTATCAAAAATCAAACGGTGCACTATATGAAGACATTTAAGAACTCTAGCTGTCTAGCAATGGGGATAGAATATATAGTTGAGTTGATCACAAGAAGCCTAAGTTTTCCCTTAGAAGACGTGAGCGTAAAATTGTCATCATCTTAACCTAATTTAGTAAGATATGTATGCTTTGTATGTATCTACCAGTTTTCAGCTCAGAAGTCTCTTGCTGAAATGGTGGCAATGAGTTAAATATTTCCCTGAAGATGAAACATGTCGACCGAAGTGAGTAGTCCTATGTTAATTCATAGGGATAGATGAACCACATAATTAACAGTTTAATTTGTAATGTGCTTTCCTGCACAACAATGACAATTTGGCAAGAAATCAACTTTCCCCTGATAGCTGCTGGAAGTTCTTGACCTTCATAGCCTATGCGGTGCAATTAATTGACATCCAATATAATATTTTAGTCTTACCTAAGCTAATGAATACAAAGAATTTCAAAGAGGGTGTCAAAAAACACATTAGTAGTGATATTATTGACCAACCTGAATAGAAACCTCCGGGAGGGAGGGTTGAAGAGATTGACAAATTGGCCAGGTCCGATCCAGCTGAAACAACTGATCTCCCGATTATACCCTCATGAATTAGCAAATATTGGCTGTATAGGTCTAGCTATCTCAGGATTGGCAAGGCCAATCAGATCCTGAGTTCCGATCACTAAATCCTTGCTGCCCCGGGGagagtgggggagggggggaggagttgaggagaaagaagactAATGGATTAGTAATGAGTGAAGATCTGAAATGAGTTCTAAATGAGAAtgtggttttttctttctcgACCTGTAGCAAGTTACATGGCAGTATGGGACAGATTAGAGGAGCTAGAAGAACAAGGGGCTGACCAAAATGAATTGGAGAGAACTGGTGAAGTAAATCTGAAtcaggattcatgtagccaaccccattaccAAATACAACCTAAATGAAGGGCATTATAGTAAATATTAACTGTTAGGTTGGACTAACACTTTCTATACTTGGAGCACCCAAACATCATAAATAGAACATTAGGAACCTCAACTTTTAGATACCCCAAACGTGAGTCTTTCATTATGTGCAGAAGCCTTAGGTTGTAAGCGCAAATTCTGATATGGAATCTTTCTGCGACTTGAAACCAGCACTACCTGGGCACCATCAACCAGTGGCAGAACCTATCATTTCCAATATGACAGGCTTCGTATACATGTCACCTGGATCAGATATCAAAGATCAAAGATTTGGCATGGATCTATAATTCTGGACATGTTATATTTAGAGTTTTTGATACtgttttgaaacttgaaatcatTTAAGTACAAAATGAAGAAATCAAGATATTTCATGGtttaccatttaaaaaaaatggatttttcatATTCTGTCattctttttatatttcttttttttttttataccctTCACTTTTTCTGCTCCTAGCTTGATGAACATATCCGATTAACATTTCTTATATGTTATTTTGTGCAGCATCTATAATCATATCCTGGAACTTTTCCGGCAATTATCTTGCCTATCCCACAGATCACGGTCCCGGGGCACTAGTCATTATGGACAGAAATATGGAGCCCACCATTCGGTACGTACTTGAGTGATTGCCTCACACATGCACATACACCCCTTGAATGTCCCCTTTCCATTTGTCTCTTCTTCATtgtcaagcaaaagaaaataCTGTGTCCTCTGATATTCGCTATAATGTTGGACACAGAAGTATCCATTTGTGCTTTGCTACAATTATTTCATCCTATGTATCTTTATTCTCATTTATCTTTTGGTTTTGGCTGAACAGTTGGATGCGAGGAACAGCCATGCCAAGTAAGTCCAATTGATTCCAGAAAACACTTTAGTCTTATAGGAAGTCCTTTTTTAGTGATTAAAATTCTAGATTCTATTTGAAATGCAGAAACTCACAGAAAACACATGAGAAAAAGCATGTTTGAGACGGCCGCTGAGGAACACAGATTGATGATAGATATTAGAAGTGCATATTCTGCATCCCATTCAGTTACTGATCTAGGAAGTACTCCATTTAGTTTGTTATTTCTATCcattatttattcttttggcAGTCAACTCTTCTCAAACTTCTGTGATGTAAATATTCATAAGATAGTATGTAAAGCTCCcccaattccttttttttttttttttctttaataaatttTGTCGTTTTAATTGTGTCAACCATCAGTTTCTTATGTTGGTTGTTACATGTCATATAAAGATGCATTGGATGGAAAAAAATAATGACATTTTAACATCATAATACTTCATATTTCACTCTAGGATGATGTTTCCCTTCACCGTTGGCATTAGTAGGACTGGGATGATGATCATAATGTAGTGGTGTCAACGGTCAGTTAGGCCCAGTTTTAGTTGGGCTGAATCGGTTTCAGTTTGGAAATgagagaaaccaaaaccaaacggTTAAGGAACTTTGGTTTTTGGTCTGGTAAGGTTtcgatttattttggtttttcattATTGGTTAAATATCGGTTTAGATGTTTTGTTTTCGGGTTTGAACCACAATGAATCTTACATTCACTTTAACTGGtttagatttttttgtttttgggcttGAACCACAATGAATCTTACATTCGTAACTTGTaatgaggaaagagaggaaagattaggtaaaaatattttaaatcactttccccaagtcaaacaagtaaacaactaagaataggaaaattgatttgatatgttcATATTGTAATTAAAACAAAGATGAATAAATTGTTAGAGGAAGATAATtgatattgaaatcaatggataaatataTAGAGTTTGTAGTAAAATCGTTGTTTATCATgaggaagataactaatattgaaatcaatgaataattaattagtaacaataactaatattgaaaacACAAAATTAACCCTATTATCAAATCATTTCATTCATTTAAGTGTCCAACAAATTTATATAGTGAACTAGGAGATCAATGGCACCATTGTTaaaaatcaatttccctattcataacctcatactcattgataaCAATTCCCCTTATAACCAGAAATTGTCATACTAAAATTGAAATCAGTGAATAATCAAGTCACCTATTCAATTCATAACTTaatactcaatgattttttcaTTTGCTTCAGTTTTCGATCTACTTCTGCGTCACCGACAGTGGTTTGAGGTTGCATTCATTTATTCAACCTGACACGTGGGAAGGACTTACTGTCTATCTGGCTCGGCTTGATCTCGCTCCCTTCGCGCATGCCTTCTACGATGGAGAATCTCGAGAGGGCTGATGAAGAAGAGGGGGAAACTGACCTAACTGCTGATCCGAAGCCAGAATGGGGGGATGGGAGGATAGAATTGACCTCACCTGCGACCTCATTCTCCTATCCATTGATGATTCGCTCCCAAGTCACGAGTAACCCCATTAGTCTGTTCCAATTCAATTTTCAGCCGATCCCATCATACCCTAATCCAAAATCAGACCAACAAGTATCGATTCAGTCCGGGCTTTTCAATCAATTCGGTTGGTTTGATTGGATCACCCCCAAGTACTTTACCTCACGGGGAGAGTATTAATGACGGTAGATAGTGGGCTTTCCTTCTCCGAGTCGAGGAAAAACTGTCACTTACCATTAAAATGACGAAATCAAGATCCAGTTTGACTCCAGCCGGTCAGATTGAAATCGATCTAGTGATCTGGTTGGAATAGATCCATTACTGATCTTTTAAACCCTGAACTCATCAGGTATGCTAGACTGCCAGAGATTTGAACCTCCTATATTGCCTTCGTGCCTAGGCTGGAGAAAGCATCTGGGTGGCCTAGTAAATAAGTACAGGTGACCTGGATTTAAATCAGGGATTGGGAATCCATACCAATACAAATATAGATCAACTGATACCGGCCATAGAGGATTGTTTTgacctcaaattttttttacacGTTTTTTGAAGCATTTTGCATTCAGTATAAACTGATACAtcagtaccagtaccagtaccagcAATACCAATACATATATGCCAATCTCTTGAAACATACAAGAGATGCTTTCTCAAGTCCAAAGGCCATAGTAGGGGAGCCGTCAGTCGGCCTGATAAGGAACCTCTCAAATGGCCAGCATGGAACAGTCGAACCCCATTTATTACAACTTCCTTCCAAAAGCATCCACAAAAAGGCCCAGAGAGAGGACAGACAGAAGCTGCACATGGCATTACATATCAATATCATGCATTCAGGATTTTGAAATTTCCTTAATAGTATGAGCAGTTTCTAGTCCAAGACATAAAGGCAGTACCATAGTAGGAAGTTAGAACATACTTCAAGAGATAACGATCCATGGTATCTATGTTACTATTCCAGGAACTTAGTCCTGGACGATCTAAATTAAAGTTCTTGAACTATTCTTTTTACATACAAAGAAGCTATCTCTCAAGACTTgtattagaaaagaagaaattccatGGGAAAACCAATGGTAACTACCGACATATCTATATGCTATCTGGTCTTCCGTTAAAAGCTGAAAATAAACCACCTAACCAGTTACTATGGCTGTTGTTGCACCGCCCGTCTGGTGCAGCATCGCATCAATCTCATCCCCATCTTCCATTTCCAGCTGCAACAAAGAACAAGAATTAGAGGTTTGTAATTTGCCAATGAGAAAAGCGAAGACTTGGCCAAAAAATATGGGGAAAAAAGGGGAGGGAAAGGAAGagcaaggatttttttttttttttttggtgtcgTGTGTgtgtgcgagagagagagggagcgaGAAGCCAAAAACATGGGGGAAAAAAGGGCAAAGCAAGATtcaacgagagagagagagagagaaagacctCATCAGGAGTCTGCTCTCCCCGGAGACGACGACCATCAAACAAAAAGGCAATTGAATTGATCTCCACTGATTGGCGATCACAGTACGCGTTCATGAGCTTCCGCAATTGAGTGCTTCTCTTGATCCTAAAGAACACTTCATTTCCATCCTAAAAGCAGACACAGCAAAACCAACAGAAGTAAGTATTGCAAAACTATGGTCATTCTGATGCAGATCTGTGAcaaccatggttttaaaaatcaaatcataaTGGTGGAATCCTTTAatttgaatcagaatcagaatcggCCAGTCCTGATCCCAATTCTGATCGATTTTCACAGCCCTCTTTTAAATCGCACATCAATGCATTTGTGTCCCCATGTTTTGCCATTTCCCCACTTTCCTTTAGTCACTAAAATagcagaaaatcaatgaaacttaccTCTTGTAGCAAGATCTACAAGTGTTTTgaacttaaaaacaaaaaatgggaaaatctttcttttccaattccaatttctaGGGTTAAGGCCGATAACAGGCTGATTCTGATCCGATTCTGGGTTTTAAACCTTGGTGACAATAATAGCTCTGGTACAAAATGATCCAGCTAAAACTGTTGTACTCATTGGAAAACCATTACAACAATGCCACTGGAAAACAGAATTGAGTTCTATAATAATATACTGAAGATCAAATATGACCAAGAAATTCTATGAATGTGGATTAAGGACATTCGGGCAAGAGTAATTCATCTTCAACGTTTAGTACTAATGAGACTCTTGGCTCCAGGACTCAATAAAATAAGCATTTGAACTCAAAATGTAAAGTAG encodes:
- the LOC122640359 gene encoding uncharacterized protein LOC122640359 isoform X1; the protein is MGTNGNGQCFFPLTSLQIGDLQSYLSHLSLFLPPETRKLYILVDNRPWKNLDSRAAHLWQLMVTKSRLSPFANTKMRQKRKDFGKRLDLNSGLSSNTSKVKKFERWFRLIERATSSRKNALLPVKKLKNSFLSSHDLYRTLYGFIVFEVAWADVRGINYLNELQTDTSVALEAKFMKRWEFDSVQQAAASVSAWFSGTQSEHILLQEYLSSIIGEVFYDAQDCDPNDSGESICIDGGHAEDECSGDLGGNFSVYPGNAEYRMNTYHTPPPPTGSYKRRKITKCNSAGGEVGAFSEKIHPEIGSSPKHTGASMSGTSSDSENAVEATQYRDVLILFKFDDPYLPFKLRPIIMSDLRLLTLLESGLPSWVIFLQSYPVFCHLYRPWMCPLARALYVLVSVVTVLIGFYDLYKNVPLLKATASRLCGPLVDWIDSWEMISRIKYLGTMLFLHNFEKAVKWFLTISRTIKSFLSVLTQPMDGPLVELLGFLIPIWNICLQVVASFCSVFWVAIRSSCSLVVDLVEILFFPVQLILSFTWSIGSSILYPIFWAIWEILYIPIRLVLLIGSFISSVYSCTYAFVGEIWLFVSSIFQIASASEATVSTYEVSMWRSLWNDLFSQVFRAIRSIVNGFVAFFATCNRHRLSIYNHILELFRQLSCLSHRSRSRGTSHYGQKYGAHHSLDARNSHAKNSQKTHEKKHV
- the LOC122640360 gene encoding small ubiquitin-related modifier 1-like produces the protein MSGVTNQEEDKKPNDQAAHINLKVKGQDGNEVFFRIKRSTQLRKLMNAYCDRQSVEINSIAFLFDGRRLRGEQTPDELEMEDGDEIDAMLHQTGGATTAIVTG
- the LOC122640359 gene encoding uncharacterized protein LOC122640359 isoform X2 — protein: MRQKRKDFGKRLDLNSGLSSNTSKVKKFERWFRLIERATSSRKNALLPVKKLKNSFLSSHDLYRTLYGFIVFEVAWADVRGINYLNELQTDTSVALEAKFMKRWEFDSVQQAAASVSAWFSGTQSEHILLQEYLSSIIGEVFYDAQDCDPNDSGESICIDGGHAEDECSGDLGGNFSVYPGNAEYRMNTYHTPPPPTGSYKRRKITKCNSAGGEVGAFSEKIHPEIGSSPKHTGASMSGTSSDSENAVEATQYRDVLILFKFDDPYLPFKLRPIIMSDLRLLTLLESGLPSWVIFLQSYPVFCHLYRPWMCPLARALYVLVSVVTVLIGFYDLYKNVPLLKATASRLCGPLVDWIDSWEMISRIKYLGTMLFLHNFEKAVKWFLTISRTIKSFLSVLTQPMDGPLVELLGFLIPIWNICLQVVASFCSVFWVAIRSSCSLVVDLVEILFFPVQLILSFTWSIGSSILYPIFWAIWEILYIPIRLVLLIGSFISSVYSCTYAFVGEIWLFVSSIFQIASASEATVSTYEVSMWRSLWNDLFSQVFRAIRSIVNGFVAFFATCNRHRLSIYNHILELFRQLSCLSHRSRSRGTSHYGQKYGAHHSLDARNSHAKNSQKTHEKKHV